In Nocardioides sp. JQ2195, a genomic segment contains:
- the gyrA gene encoding DNA gyrase subunit A — protein MTETPIHGGGNDGGRIQPIELQTSMQRSYIDYAMAVIVGRALPDVRDGLKPVHRRVLYAMYDGGYRPDRGFSKCSRVVGDVMGQYHPHGDSAIYDTLVRLAQPWVMRAPLILGQGNFGSPGNDPAAAMRYTECKMAPLAMEMVRDIDEETVDFQPNYDGRSSEPTILPSRFPNLLVNGSAGIAVGMATNIPPHNLIEVAEGATWALEHPDASKEELQDALLERIKGPDFPNGALIVGRQGIEQAYRTGRGSITQRAVIEIDEDAKGRTCLVIKELPYMVNPDNLALKIAELADSGKVQGISDVRDDTSSRTGQSLVVVLRRDAVARVVLNNLLKHTELQTNFSANMLALVDGVPRTLSIDAFISNWVTHQVEVIQRRTKYRLRKAEEAAHIYRGLGKALDALDEVIALIRRSPDVDEARTGLMALLDIDEIQAQAILDMQLRRLAALERQKILDRLAELEREIADLKDILADEGRQRRIIAEELAEIVEKYGTARRSQIIAADGDLSMEDLIPDEDLVVSITRGGYAKRTRADQYRTQKRGGKGVRGASLRGDDVVEHFIATSNHHWLLFFTTAGRVYRTKAYNLPEASRDAKGGHVAGLLSFQPDEKIAQVLAIRDYDQAPYLVLATRNGLVKKTRLGDYNSPRQAGVIAINFREDDDELIGAELVNSEDHILLVSRKGQAIRFPADDSQLRPMGRATSGVSGMKFRDGDSMLSMSVIRAAQLEAEAEAGIDEEGAEAAEAIEAAEEAMAAAPGQYFGVRPQYVFTITEVGFAKRTRITEYRLQSRGGLGIKAMKLSDDDRGSLVGAFIVEEGDEILCITASGQVVRSPINENFRSTGRSTMGVRFVTPKKNDTVAVVARSVESKEEAELGADPEAEPGAEGEVEQGVDQGDESAVEPGGESVVEPTESVDESADAVEGATIEDPSESAPDSESTSGEDD, from the coding sequence GTGACTGAGACACCGATCCACGGCGGCGGCAACGACGGCGGCCGGATCCAGCCGATCGAGCTGCAGACGTCGATGCAGCGCTCCTACATCGACTACGCGATGGCGGTCATCGTCGGCCGCGCGCTGCCCGACGTACGCGATGGCCTGAAGCCGGTGCACCGCCGCGTGCTCTATGCGATGTACGACGGGGGCTACCGGCCCGACCGCGGGTTCAGCAAGTGCTCGCGCGTCGTCGGTGACGTCATGGGTCAGTACCACCCCCACGGCGACTCGGCGATCTACGACACCCTGGTCCGCCTCGCGCAGCCGTGGGTGATGCGCGCGCCGCTGATCCTCGGCCAGGGCAACTTCGGCTCGCCGGGCAACGACCCCGCGGCCGCCATGCGGTACACCGAGTGCAAGATGGCGCCGCTGGCCATGGAGATGGTCCGCGACATCGACGAGGAGACCGTCGACTTCCAGCCCAACTACGACGGCCGCTCCTCCGAGCCGACGATCCTGCCGTCGCGGTTCCCCAACCTGCTGGTCAACGGATCGGCCGGCATCGCGGTCGGCATGGCCACCAACATCCCGCCGCACAACCTCATCGAGGTCGCCGAGGGCGCCACCTGGGCGCTCGAGCACCCCGACGCCAGCAAGGAAGAGCTCCAGGACGCACTGCTCGAGCGGATCAAGGGCCCCGACTTCCCCAACGGCGCGCTGATCGTGGGCCGCCAGGGCATCGAGCAGGCCTACCGCACCGGTCGCGGCTCGATCACCCAGCGCGCGGTGATCGAGATCGACGAGGACGCGAAGGGTCGCACCTGCCTGGTCATCAAGGAGTTGCCCTACATGGTCAACCCCGACAACCTGGCGCTCAAGATCGCCGAGCTGGCCGACTCGGGCAAGGTGCAGGGCATCTCCGACGTCCGCGACGACACGTCCTCGCGCACCGGCCAGAGCCTGGTCGTCGTGCTGCGCCGCGACGCCGTGGCCCGCGTGGTGCTCAACAACCTGCTCAAGCACACCGAGCTGCAGACCAACTTCAGCGCCAACATGCTGGCCCTGGTCGACGGCGTGCCGCGCACGCTGAGCATCGACGCGTTCATCAGCAACTGGGTGACCCACCAGGTCGAGGTCATCCAGCGGCGCACGAAATACCGCCTGCGCAAGGCCGAGGAGGCCGCGCACATCTACCGCGGCCTCGGCAAGGCGCTCGACGCGCTCGACGAGGTCATCGCGTTGATCCGCCGCTCCCCCGACGTCGACGAGGCCCGCACCGGCCTGATGGCGCTGCTCGACATCGACGAGATCCAGGCCCAGGCCATCCTCGACATGCAGCTGCGTCGCCTGGCCGCCCTCGAGCGCCAGAAGATCCTCGACCGGTTGGCCGAGCTCGAGCGCGAGATCGCCGACCTCAAGGACATCCTCGCCGACGAGGGCCGTCAGCGCCGGATCATCGCCGAGGAGCTGGCCGAGATCGTCGAGAAGTACGGCACCGCCCGTCGCTCGCAGATCATCGCCGCCGACGGCGACCTGTCGATGGAAGACCTGATCCCCGACGAGGACCTGGTCGTCTCGATCACCCGCGGTGGCTACGCCAAGCGCACCCGCGCCGACCAGTACCGCACCCAGAAGCGCGGCGGCAAGGGCGTCCGCGGTGCCTCCCTGCGCGGCGACGACGTGGTCGAGCACTTCATCGCGACGTCCAACCACCACTGGTTGCTGTTCTTCACCACGGCCGGCCGGGTCTACCGCACCAAGGCCTACAACCTCCCGGAGGCCTCCCGTGACGCCAAGGGCGGGCACGTGGCCGGGCTGCTGTCGTTCCAGCCGGACGAGAAGATCGCCCAAGTGCTGGCGATCCGCGACTACGACCAGGCGCCGTACCTCGTCCTGGCCACCCGCAACGGCCTGGTCAAGAAGACCCGGCTGGGTGACTACAACAGCCCGCGCCAGGCCGGCGTCATCGCGATCAACTTCCGCGAGGACGACGATGAGCTGATCGGCGCCGAGCTGGTCAACAGCGAGGACCACATCCTGCTGGTCTCCCGCAAGGGCCAGGCGATCCGCTTCCCGGCCGACGACAGCCAGCTGCGGCCGATGGGTCGCGCCACCTCCGGTGTGTCGGGGATGAAGTTCCGCGACGGCGACTCGATGTTGTCGATGTCGGTGATCCGGGCCGCCCAGCTCGAGGCCGAGGCCGAGGCCGGGATCGACGAGGAGGGTGCTGAGGCCGCCGAGGCGATCGAGGCGGCGGAAGAGGCGATGGCTGCGGCTCCGGGGCAGTACTTCGGGGTCCGTCCGCAGTACGTCTTCACGATCACCGAGGTCGGCTTCGCCAAGCGCACCCGCATCACCGAGTACCGCCTGCAGTCCCGTGGCGGCCTGGGGATCAAGGCGATGAAGCTCTCCGACGACGACCGCGGCAGCCTGGTCGGCGCCTTCATCGTGGAGGAGGGCGACGAGATCCTGTGCATCACGGCCAGTGGTCAGGTGGTCCGCTCCCCCATCAACGAGAACTTCCGCTCCACCGGTCGCTCCACGATGGGCGTCCGGTTCGTCACGCCGAAGAAGAACGACACGGTGGCCGTCGTCGCCCGCTCCGTCGAGTCGAAGGAGGAGGCCGAGCTGGGTGCGGACCCGGAGGCCGAACCGGGCGCCGAGGGTGAGGTCGAGCAGGGGGTCGACCAGGGGGACGAGTCCGCGGTCGAGCCGGGTGGTGAGTCCGTCGTCGAGCCCACCGAGTCCGTCGACGAGTCGGCTGACGCGGTCGAGGGTGCAACAATCGAGGATCCGAGCGAGTCCGCACCCGATTCCGAGTCCACCTCTGGGGAGGATGACTGA
- the dnaA gene encoding chromosomal replication initiator protein DnaA produces the protein MNGEPLVDNGDGQQDQPTLHDVWRALVNDLQPNQRAWLRSSEPVTLHEQTAIIAVPNDFTRGQLEGRLRTRLEDSLTEALGHHVRIAVTVDPQLDDGRLESVTDDGAASDRVRDHSSDRAGERLAGTDLDRPSHPEPDGAVPDSEQYMSTSVFGDMSTNRQAPPSALETRLNPKYTFETFVIGSSNRFPHAAAVAVAEAPGKAYNPLLVYGDSGLGKTHLLHAIGHYVRSLYRGAKVRYVSSEEFTNEFINAIKDKRPETFQRRYREVDVLLIDDIQFLEGKTQTQEEFFHTFNALHNANKQIVLTSDRAPKRLEALEDRLRSRFEWGLITDVQPPDLETRIAILRKKAAIERMTAPPEVLEFIASKIQTNIRELEGALIRVTAFASLNRQEVDLTLAEIVLKDLIPEGGEPEITAAAIIAQTAAYFGVSIEDLTGPSRSRHLVTGRQIAMYLCRELTSLSLPKIGAQFGGRDHTTVMYADRKINQLLAERRQVFNQVSELTNRIKMQARQS, from the coding sequence ATGAACGGGGAACCACTGGTGGACAACGGCGACGGGCAGCAGGACCAGCCCACCCTGCACGACGTGTGGCGGGCCCTGGTCAACGACCTGCAACCCAACCAACGCGCTTGGTTGCGCTCGAGTGAACCGGTCACCCTCCACGAGCAGACCGCGATCATCGCGGTCCCCAACGACTTCACCCGGGGGCAGCTCGAGGGGCGGCTGCGCACCCGCCTGGAGGACTCGCTCACCGAGGCACTCGGGCACCACGTGCGCATCGCCGTCACGGTTGACCCCCAGCTCGACGACGGTCGTCTGGAGTCCGTGACGGACGACGGCGCCGCGTCCGACCGGGTGCGCGACCACAGCAGCGACCGGGCCGGTGAGCGGCTCGCAGGGACCGATCTCGACCGACCGAGCCACCCCGAGCCGGATGGCGCCGTGCCGGACTCCGAGCAGTACATGTCGACAAGTGTCTTTGGCGACATGTCGACAAATCGCCAGGCGCCCCCCAGTGCGCTCGAGACCCGCCTCAACCCGAAGTACACCTTCGAGACGTTCGTCATCGGTTCCTCCAACCGGTTCCCGCACGCGGCGGCGGTGGCCGTCGCCGAGGCGCCGGGCAAGGCCTACAACCCACTCCTGGTCTACGGCGACTCCGGACTCGGCAAGACCCACCTGCTGCACGCCATCGGCCACTACGTCAGATCGCTCTACCGCGGGGCCAAGGTCCGCTACGTCTCCAGCGAAGAGTTCACCAACGAGTTCATCAACGCGATCAAGGACAAGCGGCCCGAGACCTTCCAGCGTCGCTACCGCGAGGTCGACGTACTCCTGATCGACGACATCCAGTTCCTCGAGGGCAAGACCCAGACCCAGGAGGAGTTCTTCCACACCTTCAACGCGCTGCACAACGCCAACAAGCAGATCGTGCTGACCTCCGACCGCGCACCCAAGCGGCTCGAGGCCCTCGAGGACCGCCTGCGCAGCCGCTTCGAGTGGGGCCTGATCACCGACGTGCAGCCGCCCGACCTCGAGACCCGCATCGCGATCCTCCGCAAGAAGGCCGCGATCGAGCGGATGACCGCCCCGCCCGAGGTGCTCGAGTTCATCGCCAGCAAGATCCAGACCAACATCCGCGAGCTCGAGGGCGCGCTGATCCGGGTCACCGCGTTCGCCAGCCTCAACCGGCAGGAGGTCGACCTGACCCTGGCCGAGATCGTGCTCAAGGACCTCATCCCCGAGGGCGGGGAGCCGGAGATCACCGCGGCCGCGATCATCGCCCAGACCGCCGCCTACTTCGGTGTCTCCATCGAGGACCTCACCGGCCCCAGCCGCAGCCGGCACCTGGTCACCGGGCGCCAGATCGCGATGTACCTGTGTCGCGAGCTGACCTCGCTCTCGCTGCCCAAGATCGGCGCCCAGTTCGGCGGACGCGACCACACCACCGTCATGTACGCCGACCGGAAGATCAACCAGCTGCTCGCCGAGCGGCGCCAGGTGTTCAACCAGGTCAGCGAGCTGACCAACCGGATCAAGATGCAGGCCCGGCAGAGCTGA
- the recF gene encoding DNA replication/repair protein RecF, which produces MHVAHLSLHNFRSYADIDVALEPGVCAFVGRNGQGKTNLVEAIDYLSRLSSHRVASDAPMIRAGAERAIVRASVVRDGRTAVLEVQMNPGKANQARVNRSPLPRAREIVGLVRTVVFSPEDLTLVKGDPSDRRKFLDDLMMLRTPRLAGLKADYDRVLKQRNTLLKTAGNARRGSASQEGALDTLVVWDEHLARLGAELLVERIRLVDALRPYLGKAYQTVARGASRDDADLAHKPSFDLSDAIVEHAAIEAALLAEIERRRKDELDRGISLVGPHRDELVLSLGSTEARLPVKGYASHGESWSFALALKLASYDLLRSDGDDPILILDDVFAELDTQRRAQLAELVSGAEQVLVTAAVPEDVPAALAGVRYRVGDGAVTREEDGSP; this is translated from the coding sequence TTGCACGTTGCCCACCTGAGCCTGCACAACTTCCGTTCGTACGCCGACATTGACGTCGCCCTCGAGCCGGGAGTGTGCGCCTTCGTCGGACGAAACGGGCAGGGCAAGACCAACCTGGTCGAGGCGATCGACTACCTGTCCCGACTGTCGTCCCACCGGGTGGCCAGCGACGCACCGATGATCCGTGCGGGTGCCGAGCGCGCGATCGTGCGGGCGAGCGTGGTGCGCGACGGCCGGACCGCGGTGCTCGAGGTGCAGATGAATCCCGGCAAGGCCAACCAGGCCCGGGTCAACCGCTCACCGCTCCCCCGGGCCAGGGAGATCGTCGGCCTGGTCCGCACCGTGGTGTTCTCCCCCGAGGACCTGACCCTGGTGAAGGGGGATCCGTCCGACCGGCGCAAGTTCCTCGACGACCTGATGATGCTGCGCACTCCCCGGCTGGCCGGGCTGAAGGCCGACTACGACCGAGTGCTCAAGCAGCGCAACACCTTGTTGAAGACGGCCGGAAACGCGCGACGGGGATCCGCCTCGCAGGAGGGGGCCCTGGACACGCTGGTGGTGTGGGACGAGCACCTCGCCCGCCTCGGCGCCGAGCTGCTGGTCGAGCGGATCCGCCTCGTCGACGCACTGCGGCCCTACCTCGGCAAGGCCTACCAGACGGTGGCGCGCGGCGCCTCCCGCGACGATGCCGACCTGGCCCACAAGCCGTCGTTCGACCTCTCCGACGCCATCGTCGAGCACGCCGCGATCGAGGCAGCCCTGCTCGCCGAGATCGAACGCCGTCGCAAGGACGAGCTCGACCGGGGCATCTCGTTGGTCGGTCCGCACCGCGACGAACTGGTGCTGAGCCTGGGATCGACCGAAGCCAGGCTGCCGGTGAAGGGATATGCGTCCCACGGGGAGTCGTGGTCCTTCGCCCTCGCGCTGAAGCTGGCGTCGTACGACCTGCTGCGCAGTGACGGCGACGACCCGATCCTGATCCTCGACGACGTCTTCGCCGAGCTCGACACGCAGCGCCGGGCGCAGCTCGCCGAGCTGGTGAGCGGGGCTGAGCAGGTGCTGGTCACCGCCGCGGTGCCCGAGGACGTGCCGGCGGCGCTGGCCGGGGTGCGCTACCGGGTCGGCGACGGTGCGGTCACGCGTGAGGAGGATGGTTCCCCGTGA
- the gnd gene encoding phosphogluconate dehydrogenase (NAD(+)-dependent, decarboxylating), translated as MDIGLIGLGKMGGNMRERLRNGGHTVVGYDRNPEVSDVASLEELVDKLPSPKVVWVMVPSGDPTRETVTALGDLLGKGDVVVDGGNSRWTDDLAHAEMLAKKDVGYVDCGVSGGVWGLENGYALMYGGSEDDVAKVQPAFDALKPEGEFGSVHAGKVGAGHFSKMVHNGIEYAIMQAYAEGWELLEKVDLTDNVTEVFRSWREGTVIRSWLLDLLVAALDDEPGLEGIAGYAEDSGEGRWTVEAGIENAVATPAITAALFARFVSRQDDSPAMKAVAAMRNQFGGHAMKTEAPKGGDAAGESGPAQSGAAKESGSGDQSRPAES; from the coding sequence ATGGACATCGGACTCATCGGACTCGGCAAGATGGGTGGCAACATGCGCGAGCGGTTGCGCAACGGCGGCCACACCGTGGTCGGCTATGACCGCAACCCCGAGGTCAGCGACGTCGCGTCCCTCGAGGAGCTCGTCGACAAGCTCCCCTCCCCCAAGGTCGTGTGGGTGATGGTCCCCTCCGGTGACCCGACCCGCGAGACCGTCACAGCGCTCGGCGACCTCCTCGGCAAGGGCGACGTGGTCGTCGACGGCGGCAACTCCCGCTGGACCGACGACCTGGCCCACGCGGAGATGCTCGCCAAGAAGGACGTCGGCTACGTCGACTGCGGCGTCTCCGGCGGTGTGTGGGGCCTGGAGAACGGCTACGCGCTGATGTACGGCGGCTCCGAGGACGACGTCGCCAAGGTGCAGCCGGCCTTCGACGCGCTCAAGCCCGAGGGCGAGTTCGGCTCCGTGCACGCCGGCAAGGTCGGTGCCGGCCACTTCTCCAAGATGGTCCACAACGGCATCGAGTACGCGATCATGCAGGCGTATGCCGAGGGGTGGGAGCTGCTCGAGAAGGTCGACCTGACCGACAACGTCACCGAGGTGTTCCGTTCCTGGCGCGAGGGCACGGTGATCCGGTCGTGGCTGCTCGACCTCCTGGTCGCCGCCCTGGACGACGAGCCCGGTCTCGAGGGGATCGCGGGCTACGCGGAGGACTCCGGCGAGGGTCGCTGGACCGTCGAGGCCGGCATCGAGAACGCGGTCGCCACCCCGGCGATCACGGCAGCCCTCTTCGCCCGATTCGTCTCCCGCCAGGACGACTCCCCCGCGATGAAGGCGGTCGCCGCGATGCGCAACCAGTTCGGTGGCCACGCGATGAAGACCGAGGCGCCCAAGGGCGGCGATGCGGCCGGCGAGTCCGGCCCGGCACAGTCCGGTGCGGCGAAGGAGTCCGGATCCGGCGACCAGTCGCGCCCAGCGGAGAGCTAG
- a CDS encoding DciA family protein, with protein sequence MKPRDDEPEMPLPGIFEPTADSGGESPDESADEDHLDDEAAAPEAPTPESDFWVADEHDDNGLDLARSIARSIAGSAVAPARSMRKKRRRDPSTGLPRGQRLKTSGAHPDERDPQTLDITLGRLVSDHGWALDLKVHGVFGRWAAIVGDEVAQHCTPTSYADGRLTVRTDSTAWATQLRLLAPNLVRRLNEELGHGSVLVIEVEGPNLPSWKKGRLGVRDGRGPRDTYG encoded by the coding sequence GTGAAACCACGCGACGACGAGCCCGAGATGCCGTTGCCGGGGATCTTCGAACCGACGGCCGACAGCGGTGGCGAGAGCCCCGACGAGAGCGCGGACGAGGACCACCTCGACGACGAGGCCGCAGCGCCCGAGGCGCCGACGCCCGAGTCCGACTTCTGGGTCGCGGACGAGCACGACGACAACGGCCTCGACCTGGCCCGTTCCATCGCCAGGTCGATCGCCGGATCCGCGGTGGCCCCCGCGCGCTCGATGCGGAAGAAGCGTCGCCGCGACCCGAGCACCGGGTTGCCGCGCGGCCAACGGCTCAAGACCTCCGGCGCCCACCCCGACGAGCGGGACCCGCAGACGCTCGACATCACCCTGGGCCGGCTGGTCTCCGACCACGGCTGGGCCCTGGACCTGAAGGTGCACGGGGTCTTCGGTCGGTGGGCGGCCATCGTCGGCGACGAGGTCGCCCAGCACTGCACCCCCACGTCGTACGCCGACGGGCGGCTCACCGTGCGCACCGACTCGACCGCGTGGGCCACCCAGCTCCGCCTGTTGGCGCCGAACCTGGTCCGACGGCTCAACGAGGAGCTCGGCCACGGCTCGGTGCTGGTGATCGAGGTCGAGGGGCCCAACCTTCCCTCGTGGAAGAAGGGGCGCCTCGGGGTGCGTGACGGTCGCGGGCCCCGCGACACCTACGGCTGA
- the gyrB gene encoding DNA topoisomerase (ATP-hydrolyzing) subunit B has protein sequence MSGVSHDIVNTAPDEGSTYDASAITVLEGLEAVRKRPGMYIGSTGERGLHHLIWEIVDNAVDESLAGYCTRIVLTLQADGGIRVDDNGRGIPTDTAPGQELPAATMALTMLHAGGKFGGGGYKVSGGLHGVGVSVVNALSSRLVLNVKNRGRLWEQTFQLGVPDFDLREVRELEDGEETGTTVTYYASDEIFETTQYSLETITNRIREMAFLNKGLEMVVRDERPSAADVAEAVADDTVSNDVDQSGHDAIKPKEGGGIEQVFKYDRGLVDYVEHLNRRKDKANPTVISFEAESPDNAATHMSLEMAMQWNTTYTESVHTFANNINTHEGGTHEEGFRASLTSLVNHWGEEWGLIKKREDRVSGDDIREGLTAIISIKLGEPQFEGQTKTKLGNTEAKGFVQRTVNEELGAWLEQNPAEGRDIVRKAQAAASARVAARKARDLARGRKGLLGGGGLPGKLADCQSTNPTECEVFIVEGDSAGGSAKQGRDPRIQAILPIRGKILNVEKARIDKVLANTEVQAIISALGTGIHEEFNLEKLRYHKIVLMADADVDGHHINTLLLTLLFRFMKPLIEHGYVYMAQPPLYRLRWNKPAEHEFVYSDAERDALMKDGLAAGRKLPKENPVQRYKGLGEMNADELWETTMDPDQRLMLQVTLDDAAQADEIFSILMGEDVEQRRSFIQRNAKDVRFLDI, from the coding sequence GTGTCGGGCGTCTCCCACGACATCGTCAACACCGCGCCCGACGAGGGTTCGACGTACGACGCCTCCGCGATCACCGTGCTCGAGGGCCTCGAGGCGGTGCGCAAGCGTCCCGGCATGTACATCGGCTCCACCGGCGAGCGCGGACTGCACCACCTGATCTGGGAGATCGTGGACAACGCGGTCGACGAGTCGCTGGCCGGCTACTGCACGAGGATCGTGCTGACCCTCCAGGCCGACGGCGGCATCCGGGTCGACGACAACGGCCGTGGCATCCCGACCGACACGGCTCCCGGCCAGGAGCTGCCCGCGGCGACGATGGCGCTGACCATGCTCCACGCCGGCGGCAAGTTCGGTGGCGGCGGCTACAAGGTCTCCGGCGGCCTGCACGGCGTCGGCGTCTCCGTGGTGAACGCGCTGTCGTCGCGCCTGGTGCTGAACGTCAAGAACCGCGGCCGGCTCTGGGAGCAGACCTTCCAGCTCGGCGTACCCGACTTCGACCTGCGTGAGGTCCGCGAGCTCGAGGACGGCGAGGAGACCGGCACCACGGTCACCTACTACGCCTCCGACGAGATCTTCGAGACGACGCAGTACTCCCTCGAGACGATCACCAACCGCATCCGCGAGATGGCCTTCCTCAACAAGGGCCTGGAGATGGTGGTGCGCGACGAGCGTCCCTCGGCCGCCGACGTGGCCGAAGCCGTCGCCGACGACACGGTGAGCAACGACGTCGACCAGTCCGGCCACGACGCGATCAAGCCGAAGGAGGGTGGCGGCATCGAGCAGGTCTTCAAGTACGACCGTGGCCTGGTCGACTACGTCGAGCACCTCAACCGTCGCAAGGACAAGGCCAACCCGACCGTCATCTCCTTCGAGGCCGAGTCCCCCGACAACGCCGCGACGCACATGTCGCTCGAGATGGCGATGCAGTGGAACACCACCTACACCGAGTCGGTGCACACCTTCGCCAACAACATCAACACCCACGAGGGCGGCACCCACGAAGAAGGCTTCCGCGCCTCGCTGACCTCGCTGGTCAACCACTGGGGCGAGGAGTGGGGCCTGATCAAGAAGCGCGAGGACCGGGTCTCGGGTGACGACATCCGCGAGGGCCTGACCGCGATCATCTCGATCAAGCTCGGCGAGCCCCAGTTCGAGGGCCAGACCAAGACCAAGCTCGGCAACACCGAGGCCAAGGGGTTCGTGCAGCGCACGGTCAACGAGGAGCTCGGCGCCTGGCTCGAGCAGAACCCGGCCGAGGGTCGCGACATCGTCCGCAAGGCCCAGGCCGCGGCCTCGGCGCGGGTCGCCGCCCGCAAGGCCCGCGACCTGGCGCGCGGACGCAAGGGCCTGCTCGGCGGCGGTGGCCTGCCCGGCAAGCTGGCCGACTGCCAGTCGACCAACCCCACCGAGTGCGAGGTCTTCATCGTCGAGGGTGACTCCGCCGGCGGCTCGGCGAAGCAGGGCCGCGACCCGCGGATCCAGGCGATCCTGCCGATCCGCGGAAAGATCCTCAACGTGGAGAAGGCCCGCATCGACAAGGTGTTGGCCAACACCGAGGTCCAGGCGATCATCTCCGCGCTCGGCACCGGCATCCACGAGGAGTTCAACCTCGAGAAGCTGCGCTACCACAAGATCGTGCTGATGGCCGACGCCGACGTCGACGGCCACCACATCAACACGCTGCTGCTGACCCTGCTGTTCCGGTTCATGAAGCCGCTCATCGAGCACGGCTACGTCTACATGGCGCAGCCCCCGCTCTACCGACTGCGGTGGAACAAGCCGGCCGAGCACGAGTTCGTCTACTCCGACGCCGAGCGTGACGCCCTGATGAAGGACGGCCTGGCCGCGGGCAGGAAGCTGCCCAAGGAGAACCCGGTCCAGCGCTACAAGGGTCTCGGTGAGATGAACGCGGACGAGCTCTGGGAGACCACGATGGACCCCGACCAGCGGCTGATGCTCCAGGTGACCCTGGACGACGCGGCCCAGGCCGACGAGATCTTCTCGATCCTGATGGGCGAGGACGTCGAGCAGCGACGATCCTTCATCCAGCGCAACGCAAAAGACGTCCGATTCCTCGACATCTGA
- the dnaN gene encoding DNA polymerase III subunit beta, translating to MKFRVERDALADAVAWAARSLPVRPSVPVLAGLLIEAGQEGLVLSTFDYETSARATLQADVADEGTALVSGRLLADICRSLPNKPVEMTIDGARVSLTCGSARFSLQTMPVADYPALPDMPAATGTVQSDVFAHAVAQAVTAAGRDDMLPVLTGVRIEIDGSSISLLATDRFRLSHRELGWDPRTPDETVAALVPAKVLADTAKSLTSGSEVTIALAASGSGDGIIGFEGAAPGGVRRTTTRLLDGEFPKVRSLFPNENLTTATVDKAALVESVKRVALVAERNTAVQLAFSDGVVTLDAGSGDEAQASESIEATIEGEGLTTGFNPQFLLDGLTAIEEPVVQLAFTQASKPVVMSGTSGDGVAGGASGFRYLLMPRRLLS from the coding sequence GTGAAGTTCCGCGTCGAGCGCGATGCTCTCGCCGATGCCGTGGCCTGGGCTGCTCGCAGCCTCCCGGTCCGGCCCAGCGTCCCTGTCCTCGCCGGCCTCCTGATCGAGGCCGGGCAAGAGGGCCTCGTGCTCTCGACCTTCGACTACGAGACGTCGGCGCGCGCCACGCTCCAGGCCGACGTCGCCGACGAGGGAACAGCCCTGGTCAGCGGTCGCCTGCTGGCCGACATCTGCCGCAGCCTGCCCAACAAGCCCGTCGAGATGACCATCGACGGCGCCCGGGTCTCGTTGACCTGTGGTTCTGCTCGCTTCAGCCTCCAGACGATGCCGGTCGCCGACTACCCGGCCCTGCCCGACATGCCGGCCGCGACGGGCACCGTGCAGAGCGACGTCTTCGCCCACGCGGTCGCCCAGGCGGTCACTGCGGCCGGCCGTGACGACATGCTTCCGGTGCTCACCGGCGTCCGCATCGAGATCGACGGCTCCAGCATCTCGCTGCTGGCCACCGACCGGTTCCGGCTGTCGCACCGCGAGCTCGGGTGGGACCCGCGGACGCCCGACGAGACCGTCGCCGCGCTGGTTCCCGCGAAGGTCCTGGCCGACACCGCCAAGTCGCTCACCTCGGGCAGCGAGGTCACCATCGCGCTGGCCGCCAGCGGCTCCGGTGACGGCATCATCGGCTTCGAGGGCGCCGCACCGGGCGGCGTACGCCGAACCACCACCCGCCTGCTCGACGGCGAGTTCCCCAAGGTGCGCAGCCTGTTCCCCAACGAGAACCTCACCACCGCGACCGTCGACAAGGCGGCCCTGGTCGAGTCCGTCAAGCGCGTGGCCCTGGTCGCCGAGCGCAACACCGCCGTGCAGCTCGCCTTCAGCGACGGTGTGGTCACCCTCGACGCCGGGTCGGGCGACGAGGCCCAGGCCAGCGAGTCGATCGAGGCCACCATCGAGGGGGAGGGCCTGACCACCGGCTTCAACCCGCAGTTCCTGCTCGACGGCCTCACCGCCATCGAGGAGCCGGTCGTCCAGCTCGCCTTCACCCAGGCCTCCAAGCCCGTGGTGATGAGCGGCACGTCGGGCGACGGCGTGGCCGGAGGCGCCAGCGGCTTCCGCTACCTCCTGATGCCGCGCCGGTTGCTTTCCTGA